The segment TAATGTGATTGATCATATTCATGAATGATACTTtgtaaataatcaaaaaaaaaaaaaaaaaaaaaaactcgaaTTGTATCTCTTTTCCTTTATTAGTCTGATATTTTTCCACACCCCCTTGAGACCCCCAGAAACAGCAAGCTATAATGATTATTGGGCCTTCATAACGATTTACTGAAAAGAGAGCAACATACTGTAGAGTAGTGCAAGATCTTCACAAGTCAATTTTAAAGCTTGGCAATTGCATATGGAGGCAAATTTGATCTTGGAGGCAGCTTTAGGTCTTCCCAGTCTTCGTCATCTATCTTGGAGAAGTAACGGTCAACATCATCATCTCTAATTAGTTCCAGTCTGGAGGGCTCCCACTGAAAACGAGCACAAAAATGAAACAAGCTTTCAATACTTAAGTTCAGGATTATTCATGATCACATGAATGTAAACGCACCttaggatttttatccttgtCGATGAGTAAGGCTCTGCATCCCTGCAGTAAAAGTTAAGTGTCAGTTTTGCAATGCAGTAAGATGGGTGGCTGAAAGATTAGCATATTCTACCTCGAAAAAATCCTTGCTAAATTCTCCCCTCAACACATGACAAACCATTCTATACTCTCGAACAAGGCAACTACCAACACCTTGCAGCCTCCCTTCTCTTATCTGGAACagaaaaaatgaaactaatatCAACAATCTGCAGATACACAAGGACTCCCCAATGAAAATATTTGGCTAAATCAAGGCGATAGGACTGTAGAAAGAGATTTTTAAGACGTGATTGTGGAGAAAGAGACcatgatatatttaatttgaaggACTTGCAACACAACAATACTAATCTACTATCATATTTCAaaatccaaaataaataatagctTAATCCCAACTGTAAAATCCAAATGATCTTTCCGAGGTAACAGTTCAAAAACTAACACTGAGGCACAAAGGCTGGGAGGAGGGGTTTTTAGTAAGTTGTACAAATTAGCTAGTAGTAAAAGCAAGCAAGCAACAGTTTTCTTGATAATTTAGAACTTCTAATTCAATTGGGCAGAAATGGTGCGGTAAAAAGATGTATCATTAACAATCTATAAGTGGAGGGAGCTCTTGACCTGATCATAACCAAACAACTGTTTCGACCAACTTCTCCAGAAGCATATATAAAACAAAGAATTTTTCACATTGGTCATTCTTCGTCAATTTCATTTTAATCACAAAAATTTAGTACCATGAATTGACACCTGATAACTGTTCAAAAGTATTTTAACTTAACAAAGCAAGAAGCATGCCGACACTCAAGGAAATAATATTAAAGTAGCTCATTCGTATCTCCATTAAAACACGGCAAAAACTAAATGGTTCCATTTTGAATTTCTCTTAGTTCTAGAAATACAGATTGCTCATGTCTTTCGTATGAATGACCatacacaaataaatattagGAAGTTCTGTAGAAAAATAACTTAAGTTTATTTCAGTTTGGAATCACATTTTCCAGATCATGTAGCTAGGAACACGTTTCACATCTATGAGGTACTCAATTGAACAGAAACAATAAAGAAGCTAAACttactttctttcttttactGAGGAAATTGAAAGACTTCATTACTTTTGAGGACTCCAGGAAAATGAGCACTTTTTGGTACCAAGGCAAATGAAGTGGAGTTCATAACTTGTAGTCGAAGGctatgttgcttggactcttcaaaaatatcaagGGGTGCGTGTCAGATTCTCCAAAAACACGCATTCACCAAAAGTAGTGtctttttggagaattcaacaCGGGTGCGGTATCGAAAGTGAAGAGTCCGTGCAAATAAGGTTGAAGGAGGAGTATTTGATCTTTAACCAGTTTTGCCCAACATATAAGATACAAAACTATTCCAGAGTCTAAACTGTGTCTTCCAAAACATATGGCCAGTACTGATCCTAGGCACTATATATTTGTATAGGTAACAACATAATGGTATCACCAAGTAGAGTTTGACTTACAGATCTCAATGAAATTTTAAGACTCGTTGGGGATGCTTTTTTCAGCGATTGGATGGCTGAAGAGATCCAGTCATCCTTCTTGTTCAAAGCCTCATTTTCCTGTTGATGATTCATGCAGCGATCACATCAAGTATTCTGATAACTTATTTATCaacattttataaagtaattgcACCACAGAACAAAAGAATGCATCAAATAACCATTCATCTCTTAAACTTACTAGAGAAGATATGATTTCTTCGATTGTTCTTCGAGAGAAACAGCGATCAATAATCTTCATCCTACATACATAAAATTGGAGAACTGAAACAGGTGCACATAGTCTTGCACTTCTAATGGCCATATAAAGTAGAGTAAACATAGTTTTGCAACAACAGGAAGAAAAGTAACACAAAAGCAAAATAACTAATAAGAAAGAGCACAAATGATTTCTGTTATATACCATTAATACCATGCTCTTTAATAAGTTTTAAAGAAAACCCATGGATATTAAATGAACTCACTTGTGATAAGGACTTTCTGCTTTCAACTTTGGCATGTCTGAGAAGCGACTAATGATGGTAGAAATAACATATGGATCACTCGTATTGACTTTAGCTAGCGCTTGTTCTAAAAATGGCAACCTCTGTGAACACAAAGAAGATCCGAAAGCATTCAAATTAGATAAGAGACAGGAGAGTGTTATGCCACCTGACTGGAGATGTATATCAAGATCTCCAAACTGATTAATCATGATGCCAAATattcatgtaaaaaaaatacaaacttcagtataaaaaaaaatcaggaAAGGTTCCAGAAATCCATAATCTAGCATATAAGGCGACCAGAGGCTAAAGGAAAATCCCACAAATTCATTTAAGAGCCATCGCAAAAGGGTTGATAAATCCAGATTCGAAACACACCTGATTAACTTGGGCACTGTTTGACAAGGTAATTAGAAGACCCGAATAATTTTTCTCCAAATATTTTGAATCCATATATTTCGGTACCCAATCCGACACAAGgaatttaatatttacataCTGTACTCTGCATGATACATCTGTAAAGCTCTACTACTTATTAGTTGAGAAAGAAACAATGAGAGACTAATCTATAGGCACCAAGTCATTGAACCTGCTGACGCCACACAGAAACTAAGTAGAACAATTTGTAGTTTACATCCTGGCCCACTGGAGGTCTAGTATTGACCACAGTCCTTCAGAAACCTTATTTATCCAGACTACATTTGGACCAAAGTGGACGCCCAAATGTGAGAAACACGGTCAAAATTGGCAGAAAATAGACTTTCTTTTTTGGATAGGTGGGGGAAATTAAAATTCCTAAGAGAACCAATGAAAAGGCAATGAGAATTGAGACCTATATAACAAATGAAGATTACCATCACACCATATGCATAATATCTTCCGCAGTCGGTGAACTGGCAATTAGTTATTACATTACATGTCTGCCAATATCAATTTTGCCATTTTATAGACCATTCAGTTTGGACATTTAGTAACAGAAGTCCTACAACATCTGTTATAGAAGTAATTCAAAATGGCCAGAAAGTGCTGGATACCTCCGAGGGTACAAAATGAGTTGCTAGACCACAAGCAAGCATTTCAGCACCATCCAACCTAGCACCAGTAAGACCAGCATATTCCCCTGCCAAAGATTATAAGAACGTAGTTGAGGGAAAAAAGACAGTTATTTAACTATTTGTACCGAAAAATTTATCCACGCATCATAACACCACAGGAATTAGTCTTCCCCAACGAAAGACCACggcaaaaaaaattgaatcacaTTCTTCAAGCATCCTTGTAGAAGAAGATGCCTTGCATGTATTCAAAGGCTATTTTACATTTCTAATGACAAAGAATTCAGTAATGACCATGAAAACTAAGGCCTAATACTGATGGCCTGAACAAATTCAGCAATCACTGTGAAAACCAAGGCCAACATCAGGCAAATATCCCACAGAAGTTGtagggaaaaaatataagaGATATCCTAAAAAGCTTTGACCTAGATCTAATCATATTACGAGTgtgaaatattatttgaaatgaGAAAAGCTCGAGATCAAGAATGCAAACAGTGGAAATTAGATATAAAACGTAGAAAAATTTCAGAAACTTTTAGAGAAGATGCACCAAAGGAACACAATGGCTGCTGCTTTGCCACAGGGGAATGTATACAAAGTTTTTGTCCACCTTCTGAAGGAGGAGGAACCAATCTTCCTTTGTCAACTCTTTACACTTCTGGTTTTAAAGGTATTGGAAAGAAGCAGCATTAAAAGCAAAGTAGCTGGGGGTGATTATAGTTCTCAAGATAGACTCCAACTAGCCAAGCTTGAGCAACCAGGTAGTGACATAAATTCAGACACTGACAACAAGTGATAACGCCATGATGAAACTTGAATGAACTTTATCTAGCAGTATGTTTTTTATTAATCTGAACTTTGTTATAAGTGGATTTACCAAAGAATCCTGGAAGCCTCGAATAGAAGTAAGAGGCACCTACATCAGGAAAGAGTCCTAAAGCTGTTTCAGGCATAGCACAAACCTACAGGAAAAAAGAACATGAGAATATGCGGACATGAAGTTTCTGATACCAGTTTATACATAGCAAACACCAACCAAGTTTGAAAGAGTGTAAGTATTACGCAAAGATAAACATAAACTCTGAATTCAATCCCATATTTACCAACTAAAACTCATGCAGAAATAGAGTCTGTAAGGTTTTCCTCTAATTTTTCTGAAACTATTCCACATGAATGTCAGGTATTGTTCATTCCGCAAGAAAGCCCCACAAAATATAGGGACACATTTCAAGCAAATGTCAATTAATGTGGGAAAGGTCAAATACAAAAGGAAAGCAAGATTGAAGAACTGAATCTATTACTCAAGAAGATGCAATACCGACTTCTCTGTTGCAACTCGAAATCTCCCATGTACAGAAGCACCAAGACCACCTCCCATGACAATTCCATTAAGGATAGAAACCTTCAAGGGGCATTCCAAATAAGATTAATGAATTCCTCACGGAATTGTATCAGAATACTAAAATTATACATAACCTAAGTTGACCTGGGGTTTACTATATGTTGCCATCAAATAGTTAAGGGTGAATTCTTCACGGAAATAATCAGCACCCAGTTTCCAGTTACCtgaaaacataaataacaacaacaaaaagaacagATTAAATATGTGCAAACTTTTTCAGTGTGTCACCATTCGACACGCATATCCTAGATGTGATTTAAGACTGTTCTGTAATGGCTATACTTCCACGTGCACTACTTTCTCTGTCTGTTCTGTTTCTTCTACAAATTAGCAGTGTAAGACTGTAAGCTTTCAAAAGATGGTCAATTCAAGAAGGGGGAATACTGTCAGTATATAATACAGTACGACAAGACTTGTCATACCACCTTGGAGAATAATCCATCATATCCCATAAATACTGTTGAGTGTTCGGCATTTAACTGGAGGACAATTATTTACTAGTTAAGATCTAATAGTTATTGTATCCTACATAGCTTCAGGCTTCTATATAAAGAGCCACTTTGGTACATTGTTGAACATCAGTACAGAAGCATTCCTTCTTGTGCATAGGGTGCCAAAATCAGAGCCAAGGagaaaaaatatagaagttCAGATCATTTTGGTATCAGAAAAGTTTTTTCCCATTAAAGTTAGTGAAGTGTTCACTTGGTGCCTCAATAGATGAGTTGATTAAGTCATCAAATTAGTCAACTGATTCAAAAGTAGCTCCATATCAACGAGACAAACacataagtcaaaaatcagaaCCTATGTCAGACACACTTTGAGCGCCACCGCAAACAATTACTCACTAGTGTGGAAGCCCACACATCAGACTTTATCCAGTCTGTTCCATGCCAACACCATGTTATCTTCCAAGACAAGTCTAGTCAATTGCTATGCCAATAATTTAGTCACGCCTATCGCATAAGTTCAAGCAGCAGTATAAACATGCAATGTCACCGCACATGTCCATATCTTTCAGTTGTGGTTTCTAGAGTTGTATATGACACAATCCACAAATTCAAGGTGGTCAAGTATTTGCTATTATCTCTGTTGCACATTCCAACAACTATTACTTGTCTAACTCACTCTTTGATTTTTATACCCTCAATCCTTGATTGAAGAGTCAGTAGGAAAAATCTTAACATATTATGGAAGAAAATATTCACCTTCATGGATCcagttaaaaaaaatcatctataaATACTGAAGATTGTCTTTACCAAGCTATGAAAAATTTAGCAGACATCCCACCTTGGCGAACATTACGAACAACAGCTGTAACGTCACCACCAGCACAGAAAGACCTTCCATTTCCCTGGAAATATTGAAACAAGAAAAGGGAGTAACATTCCATGACTGATGTTAAGATATTTTTTACTGGTAGAAGGTCACATGTAGAACTGTGAAACCTACCAGCAAAGCTTGTGAAAGAGAATTAAACCATAAAATCAATACAAGAAGTGAAACCAATACTTTTCCTTTCAGCTGTTctactaattaattaagggtaTCAAATAAGCTTCTTAAGCTGATTTTAGATCTTATTTCACTCAAGCTCCAAAGATTTACAAGCAAAACTAACTACTTAATTCTTTCACTCAACTCTCTGATGTCAATCAGTGATTTAAGCATGTCTCCGTGTCAACCGAACATTAAGGGCTAATTGGAGGTTAAAAGTCTCCCTTCTCTCTAGACTTTTTCTTTGGGGGTCAGTAAAGGGTAACATTATTGATTTCCAGCACCAAGAAAAATGTTGTGAGGTATTCCTCAAGAtcttttttcaaacaaaaacatCCATGTGACCAACTTTCAGCAATCTGGATTATTACTACCAAGTAACATAATCCTAGCATATGGTGAAGAGAAGGTAGGTAGCATTGAACGTtacctttctcaaaaaaaaaaggtaggtAGCATTGAATACTAGATTGATCAGAAATGGAAACTGTGAGATATACAGAGAGGCACTTTGTCAGCTTTATTTCAGAGGGGCAATATAACCTGAGCCATGCAGATGAGCTTTCTTCACTGTGTCAAGAGAAGAGTCCCCGGAAACAGGCTGAAGTTCATTGAAACCTGCTAAGTTAGATACTTACACGGAGTGGGTCCCATTGATACCAAATATAAAACAGCATACATCACTCTTTGGCTAGCCCTCAAGTGTTATTAGTGCCCTCTAGGAGGCTTTATAGTTTTTGATTGGGTGTAGCCAAAATACCATTcgctttttctttttgaaactgCCAGAATACCATTTTCTTTAATAAGGTCAACCAGAAAAATACCTTGTACTTTCATAAGGTTAACCAGAATACCATTAGCCTCCCCCCAACCCAACCTCCTCTGACAAATATGATATTCTTATTTCCATTAACTCCCGACTCAATGAATCTTCCAGCACAAGTTACAATGATCAAGAACTAAGAGAAACACAATCACAGATTGATGCGTTACGAAATTCaatgaagaaacaaaatatGAGAGTTCACAATTTGAACAGCGCAACTCAAAAATCAATGCAAACTGCCTGCCAGCAGGTATCAGTTGTttgtaaaaaaaactatatgaaaaacaGAAGATAACCACCGTTAAGCTATCAAGGTGAGTTCAATATCACAGAAGATCCTCCACCAGTGAGAATACCTTCAATATTATCATCTTCACATTTGAATCGCCTTCACTGGCATGGAAAAGTTCCAACAGCCGAGATATCTGCATATATAAATAAGTTCAAGAGGACACTCCTCACTTATAACACGTCTTCACACTTCAATCCATTTCATCAGGTGATCAGCAATTTACATCAATATAACACGAATATTGCATGATTTAGAATACTAAATGCTCACCAACTTAATATAATTAACCTCTTCTGGATGATTGCATGAGAAGATAGAATAACACAAATCCATATCAAATTAGTCTTTTTAGCAACCAACATAAAGGAGCAAAGCCAGGCCATCAAAAAATTCACATTCTCCAGTATTTAACAAAAGTCATGACAGTACTTGATATCCAATATTTCCAAGGAAAAGGTGCCAGGCTAGGCCTTTTACTATCATAAAGGCGAGGTGCAAGTCGTAAGACATAGAGCACAAGTCCTTGAACCTTTTGTATCTACGTATATTTCCCGTAACAAAATGCTATTTTTAGATCGCAGGAGCGGTGAAATTAACAACAATACGAAGTAAGTAcacattaaagaaaataaaattttaggaGACAAATTTATTCTCTGTCTTGAGGAAGATCAAAAATAGCAACAATAAATTCTGTATCTAAAGAATTTGACCTTTTTGTTTTCTGATCCATTCTTATTTTATGGAAGGTAGAGGCTGCGGAGAAGTCCTTGCAGAAGCGGACTCCTCCAGCTTCCTCAGACTCCATTGAAAAGCGATTCCAGACAGCAAGCAGGAACGACTCCCCCAACAAGATGACTCATTATGCATGGCAGTTGAACATAGTCTCAATAAAGAACAATTATCCACTTCACGGAATAGGAGATAGTAGtatattttcacaaaaaaatgtaGTATCTAATAACGAATTTTTGGTTATACTCAAATTTTTTTACAACTCTACTTTGATATACTGGAAAAGTGATCATGAAAGGAATCAACTCaaatcttgatttttctttccttttaccATTAATTAAGGTGCGAAAGGCGAGCATGGATGCCTATTCCTAGCTAATGTTCATGGGATGTCCAAGCTGAAGCCAAAAATTTGAGCTTTCCTTGGAAGCACTAAGGGAAATTCACCGTTCCTCCAAACTTAAAGTGCACCCCACATGCCTCATCAACCTTCAACAGTAGCTAGTACTCTATATACTCCAAAGAATAACCATAGGTTTAGAACTATTCATGcatgataaattaaaaatcagtTTAGCAAAGGAATTTCCAGTTCAACATAGATAAAGCCAAAAATAAGTTACGAATTTCACGGACACACATGGAGCAAAATGACTTAGAGGAAGGGGAGGAAACCAGAATATAAATAGAGATGAACACATAGTTGGAATATATCACCGGTTAACAAAAAGAGTAAGGACATTCTGAGTAGAGCATTATCATATACAGATACAGTACAGTGACATACAGAATGAAATATAACAAAGAGTTCACAAAAGTAAATTGatgttcttttttaaatttttctacaaTAGATGTTTGGACCAAATTGCGCACACCTCGACTATTCCAAGTAAACTGATGTTCATTCTGCTAGTGAACTTATAATGAATAGTGTGAAACACTTGAAATTACTTACTTGAGTTCCATAATTGTCATCAAGAAACTATGTCAGGAAAGCAACACATTAACAAAGAAACTCGGTGCCAATCACACATTAATTAAGAAACTAAGACAACCAAAACTACAATAGCATCACACTCAACCACAAATTAGTTAGGATCTTACATAATGAAAAGAcaatcattataattttttaaaagaaacacCAACAATAGACAAATAAGATATTTGAGAACAGTGATACATGTTATGCGTCTTTATAAATGAGTCCATACAACATATAACACTTATTACAGGAATCCTTCCCCTAATCTCTACTATGGATAGTTACATTACAAAATTCAAGTAGATAACAATATGCAAAGgcagaaaataatgaaaatcatCCAAAATTTGGGGCTTTATGACaagaacaaaaatgaaaaatatattacttgtAATATGATAAGTTGTCATACCATTGGAAAAGAAAGTGCATTCAACTGCTTAGGCCTATTTAATATGATTGTTCTTACACTTGCTCTCTCCTCCACCAAAACCTggggaaaaaaatattcatgaacAAACATCGATCACCTAAAATAACTTAGTTCCTGCAAACAGGTTGCAATTTAGAGaggcaaaaggaaaaaatagatttggcaaaatgaaaatcatcaaataattGATTAGTATAACAAGTGTAAGAGTATAAGTTGAGTTACGAGAGAAGAATAAGAGTGCACCTGATCGGTTCCGCCATTGTTAGAAGAGCTTTGAGCCATGGTGGTTTTCAGCTTTTTGGGGAATTTGAACACTGACTAGCAAATTTATTGCTGCAGCGACGGGGCTAATTTCGTCCATTTACTGACGACCCGCCCGTTTGGATTGACTCGGATCCTTCTTCTATCCATTTTTTCACAAAATCTTGttgatataaattaatttaatgattaagATTTACTAATCAAACCAAATAATTATACGTTATATATTTGATACtaatagttattttaatttcacaattttagtaatatattaTCTCCTTcatgaattaaaaagaaaaaaatctctttcttaatttttcccATGATCCatcttttagtttctttttaaataaacattttattgCATTCTTTCGAATTTTCTTTAATAgtaatttattacattttaatataaagaagTCGACTTAATGAAgctcttgtttatgatttccTTGAACTATatggttctttttattttatttttcgtacAATCATATTTTGTCACTTAATTTATCGTTTTcgtatgatttttatttttaaaagaaaatcataaatatgataattaaattattaatgagTACTAATTAATAACGGATAGGTAAGACTTATTGAAATTGGATACCTGCACCTAGCGTTTACATTAAATCAATACATACATGTCATgtgtttattttacttttttaaattatatactaatttttttgaattggcTTGATATAAACGTCgaatattaacttttttttatatataaaaataagacaaatggATAATCCTTAAAATCAAACTACTGATAATCAATATCACTTAAAAGTCTTAAATagtaaattttgttattatataaaaataaaaatctttaaaCAAGGGgagattccatttcatcatCCTGCCAGTTTCTTGTCAAAACCCAATTTGGAATCCTGTGAAAGTGTTGTGTGCTGCTAATTAATCTGAAAATTTGCAGAAAAATGGGATCAGTGTTTGATGAAAAAGATTTCTTGGCATGCTGTGGGAGCACCAAATTCGCAAAGGAAATGGTAGCAGCTGGCCCCTTTTCTACTCATCAAGATGCCATCCATGTTGCCAGAAATATCTGGTTCAACAAGGTAATTTGATCAGTACCCAATTGTTTTTACCCTTTCAGTTTTACAGATGTTGATTTATTGATCCTTGTCAGGTTGATGTTAATGGATGGCTTGAAGCTTTTGCTGCTCATCCACAAATTGGTCAAAACCCTTCTCGGGATCACAAAAGCCCTACTTTTGCCCAGTACAATTCTCTCTCTACCTATTTTCGTTAATTGTGTGGAAGTTTTAGGTTTTTTGATTTTGGACAATGAATTGCTTATGCCCAGTATTTGTTTTTAGAACTTTTTGCTTTTAACAGTTTGATTAAATTTTGCTACTTTTTTGGCAAGAAGGTAAGCTGTGGTCATGATAAAGTTggtgtttttttttggtttttgaagttcaaatgtTGGCTTGCTGGTGTTAGGTATGAAAAGACAAATGTCATAGTTGTTAATGCATAACATTGTAGTATAGAGACATTCAAAGTGTCTAAGATATAGGTAAGAAATTCAAGAATTCTGAATACGGATTTCAGTATATTTAAAGTTGTGCTTGAGGCTATGTACAACTAGaatttaaaatcttgaaattacATTGTTGCATGGATTATCAcaagaaaattgaataaatagtgCTATCGTGGCTTCTTTTGGGCAATCTTCAAGTTCTTTTATATGTGCTATTTGGAATTTCTGTTAGATGTGATAGTTTTTATATCTTGTCTACTCTTGTATAGCTGCACTTCGATTTTAAGATTTGTATCTCTGTGCTGTATGTTTGCATTAGAGGCCCAACATTCACAACCAAAAAGATTGGTAGATTAATGTGCTTTGAGAGAACTTTTTAGTGCTGTTGTTCTATCCTGTGGCTCCCCTATCTCCACCCTCTCGCCCTCAGACCTAAAAGGTTTACATATCTTCTCTCAGTTATATGCTAATGCTTTGTCAGACCGGAAGGTAAACTTTAATGTCTCCTCTTGCAGGTGGAGCAAGGGAGAGCAGTCAACAGCTCTGTCCACTGCTACTGAGTTGACGTTACAGGTATCTTGATCTAAGGATTATGCACTTAAGAAATCTATAAATCAAATgcaaaaaatagtattttgaccCTTTTCG is part of the Solanum lycopersicum chromosome 1, SLM_r2.1 genome and harbors:
- the LOC101253126 gene encoding 3-hydroxyisobutyryl-CoA hydrolase 1 — encoded protein: MAQSSSNNGGTDQVLVEERASVRTIILNRPKQLNALSFPMISRLLELFHASEGDSNVKMIILKGNGRSFCAGGDVTAVVRNVRQGNWKLGADYFREEFTLNYLMATYSKPQVSILNGIVMGGGLGASVHGRFRVATEKSVCAMPETALGLFPDVGASYFYSRLPGFFGEYAGLTGARLDGAEMLACGLATHFVPSERLPFLEQALAKVNTSDPYVISTIISRFSDMPKLKAESPYHKMKIIDRCFSRRTIEEIISSLENEALNKKDDWISSAIQSLKKASPTSLKISLRSIREGRLQGVGSCLVREYRMVCHVLRGEFSKDFFEGCRALLIDKDKNPKWEPSRLELIRDDDVDRYFSKIDDEDWEDLKLPPRSNLPPYAIAKL